In Plutella xylostella chromosome 8, ilPluXylo3.1, whole genome shotgun sequence, the genomic stretch tcttattattattactcacACAATGATCTTACCCatcatgtaaataaaataggtgTTTTATCTTCATATGCACACTACATGTAAAGTATggcataataaaatgtttgaatCTATACTTTACTTTAaggtataatttaatattatacacGTAGAGTATAAAGTTACTAAACTATATAGTAGATGTAGATCTACTTaggatataaaaaataacctttaaaaggaatataagtacctacttaacaaataatataatttatatctgTACTTTTACTTATAATCTGCAATTCTCACTGTAACTTGATAAGTATAGTATTAATAGATACTTATATCGAATTACTTAGCCAAAAtcaagtaggtaatatttattcTTCTCTAGACATAGCTGTGAAGTAGTGTTGTGATTTTAATGTGACTATTCCCTGTATCGCTTAAAAtgctttttaataataatggtaTCATAGAGCACCGTcttttctgaaattaattcacGCCTATGGATTTCTACATTTAGATGGGTGAGGATCATATTCATTAAGACCGAATTTACCGGTTACCGTTAAGACAGAGCGATACGAGCCTAACTTACTAATCTTTTCAGAAAGTTTAATATCAGAATAGACTGCTCtattaataaatgtttgtacttaagtgtttttataaaaaaatatataacaaaaataatagttcATATACCCACAGAagttgaaattattttttatatttatattagtttAAGTTTACTTTTGAAGCTATTATCGTACTACATAAATGTATAACTATGTAACGTAGGTTGTTATGAAACAGTCGATGTTAGATCGTGAGCTAGCAGTGTgttagatttatttaaataaacagcAAACGATTAGATTGGATCTGTACCAGCCATTACGGGTCTCGTCTGGTTgtttgatataaaaaatactctttcaaTCACCCTGCACCTACCTACTACCGATTTATACCTCTATAACACTtctacctatgtacttactaaCTTTGTCATCCTCAAAAACGTTTTTACTTCGAACTGACCATATTCTAGTGTGCATGTGCATGTGTAACGTAAGTGCAATGTACTCATTTATCGTGCGATACGGCTTGCCACAGTCCATTTGTACTCACTATATAGACGGAGTAGTCACTGGATagacgtgagtacaaatgtgcagCGAAAAGCGGATGGCTCGCTTGCGCTACTTAATAGTATTGGAGTAAAATATCTAAAGACAAAATTACACACACCATTTATTCCACCCCACCTTAACTCTCTCTCTTAGCTTGCGTCCTTTCGCTCTCTTCCTCCTCATCAGAATGCTCCTCCTGATAGACCTGGAAGGCCGCAGCCCCGGCCCGCAGCGCGTTCAGAAACCGCTCGCTGGTCTCCAGCAGCCGCTGCCGGTACAGCTCCGGGTCCTGCTGGAACTCCTGGGCCGTTTGTGCTAATATCTCGTTGAATTGGTGCAGCTCTATGCGGCCGTTTCTTGCGTCTGTGGAGTTTTCTGGCTTTAGTTGGGTGTATTGCCTTCGTCAGGAATTTAGGATAGTGTTTTTGAAGGCTATATGGACAGCCACACGTACACGTGACGTGGTGTTGTCTTTAGCTGACTCCGATGACTATTACCGACGAATTTAGGATAAGGACGCAGGGTTGTGGCGCTACTTACAAAAGTCCTATGGTTATCAAAAGATGTgtcagatgatgatgatgatgatcataaCATTAGTCTGATTTAACCCTGGTTTAATTGGTATTCTTGATGGGCACCTTTCAGCAGTCTCCTGCATTTCTTCTCTGCTCTTTtgtttttgataattttaGCTTCTTTCATCCAGCGGATGAGGCTGTCTGCGTTGTTCTTTCCTCGGTCTGAGAGCTTTCTGTAGGCATTTTCCATTggtatttacaaaattttacatGTATTTTAACACTGACATgtttacaaaaattataaatcgATTTTGTATCTGTGCTCCTCTTTCAGATGAAGTGTTTGTGCTTAGTCTGAGGTAGAGTGCAAGAAAATCAATGAAGCACCAAACCCTAATTATTCTAAGGATAACGGAATATTAACAGCCTCCATTATACATTCTTTTATACTGTTTTATACACTGTATTTCCAAGGTGTTTCCTTGTAATCATGGGCGGagctacctacttaaataaaaccaACCCTTCCACATGTTATCAAAACTTCATATTTATTCAACACCAACACTACAACATAAAACCTTCCACTCCCCTCACTTCTTCTTCATGTGCTCTTCAAACGCCTGCCAGCCGGCCTTCAGCGCGCCCGCGAACTGTGACTCCGCCAGCTGCTTCTGGTACTGCTGCGCCGTCTGCCGGTTCCTCTCAGCAGCCTCTTGCACGGCCGAGCTGAACCGCTCCCATGTCACCTTCTGGTCTTTCTCAGCTGTGCAAGGAAGGTTTTTTAGATAGGTAGATGATGGCACACATGAGTGATAAAGGTAGGGGTTGCtgtattttgatttttctTGAGAGTTAGGTCATTgtatctgtcgaagaaccggcGAGTTCTCAAGTAGATATAACGAGCAGACATACGTAGTGTGGGACCCTTTAGCATGCTGGACCAAGAACCTGGGACAGATTAGTGGTTAGTGAGGATGACCGATGAAAAAGTGTTGTGGTGCTACCTAACTCCAAAAGTGTGATTGTTAGCCGGAGATAATAATAGGTTCATGCATGTCAAacctttcataattttacgaGCAGCATCCTCGGAAGCCTTGTCGATCACTACCTTGGCTTCCTTCATCCAAAGGATCAAGTTGTCTCCGGTGTTCTTTCCCTTCTCCTCGAGCTTTTTGAACCATTCTTGCATTTTTTCTGATCCTCTTTGAAATTTGGATCTACTGTATGttctaaaaaagtttttcatttatttagaaATTTAGAAtgatgtttacattttttggttattatcaattacctactctgtggtTATTATCAACATTAGTTCTTCTAAGTAGTCTGTgattacaataaattactcAACCACGTTGCTTCTAAGCCCCATCCatacgcttgctgtttgtcacaaacacggcaaacagcaaacaaagtcgcaaacaccaaccacaatcaccgaacacaaacagccatccacatgctcggcgaacgctcataacattccgaaccggcaaacacggcggacgacgagctattaatttcgggttgacatatttttattatataaattaaagcaagagaaagaaaaaaggaaaataagaagaaagcaaagacgatggtgggataataataataatttaaaaaaaaaactgacttcttctttttaattattattttattttatagtttttagtttatttgcaataatttttaatcaaaagtaagatgcaaatgataccaaaaagtcctactaatcaatacgaatcattcaagcctaaacacgaggtagttgctatataccgttgaggagttcccttgactgccttccgtttccatcatcagatcagctcaaggtcaccatcatatttttttgttacaataactatatttatgtttttaatttcattagaatcggttaatatgtgtccaaaatggaaattcataccctgtttttacccctttacccacccttaggggtgagataaaattctgaaaaaaaatgggaccacctgggagctcaacccaatacaaaaaaaaaagaattttcaaaatcggttcataaacggcggagtaatcggtgaacatacataaaaaaaatgcgcgccaacgaaaaagtgtagcaagttgatacgtccgcctcccgcaatgctagcgcgcatactgaccgctgccagacgtgtggatacgtagcgaactgtttgccgaacatccAATTTTGCCaacaatggcaaacagcaaacagcaaacagcaaacagcaaacagcaaacactgataccccatccacacgctcggcgaacaatggcaaacagcaaacagcaaacactaacgtgtggatgggtgtttgtcgttgtttgcctgtttgtgtttgtgttcgccagtgttcggcatcggtgtcggtttttcttgccagatcaaaggatgttcggcaaacagttTGCTACGTATCCACACGTCTGGCAGCGGTCAGTATGCGCGCTAGCATTGCGGGAGGCGGACGTATCAACTTGCTACACTTTTTCGTTGGCGCACAAAGCGTGAAAATGTCTGATTGATCAGCACCTACGATTCTGTAATTTTTGGAAgcttatcaaaataaaaatataaaacaaaaaaaaaaaaaaaaaaagaaacaaatcaAAGCCCAAATAAAgcagtatagtgccacaaacttatctgttccggtgagagcgaactaaattggtccatacctcattacttactgtactaatgaatttcatattgacatagattatatggaccaatttagttcgctctcaccggaacagataagtttgtggcactatacattGTACGttttctatgtatttttaaccgacttcaaaaaaaggaggaggttctcaattcgtcg encodes the following:
- the LOC105388806 gene encoding uncharacterized protein LOC105388806 isoform X2, giving the protein MKNFFRTYSRSKFQRGSEKMQEWFKKLEEKGKNTGDNLILWMKEAKVVIDKASEDAARKIMKAEKDQKVTWERFSSAVQEAAERNRQTAQQYQKQLAESQFAGALKAGWQAFEEHMKKK
- the LOC105388808 gene encoding uncharacterized protein LOC105388808 produces the protein MENAYRKLSDRGKNNADSLIRWMKEAKIIKNKRAEKKCRRLLKDARNGRIELHQFNEILAQTAQEFQQDPELYRQRLLETSERFLNALRAGAAAFQVYQEEHSDEEEESERTQAKRES